From Providencia sp. R33, a single genomic window includes:
- a CDS encoding RpoE-regulated lipoprotein translates to MSQHANLNGQTWLAPALKVSLLGSILMLSGCAGFKAFSPSTWFSSPLMVSSSGLGQVTNFTPMQADTVKEQLNNRYAIRNGMQMENGEVVTIFQGMDDDKVKVEIIGPEHGYVSRIVVSDPNVVTEWGPKIGTPFSDIYEKAFGVCGLGERVDNTPTVECNSPQSSQVVYRFTGKWQGPEDLMPSDNDLKEWEISQILWHK, encoded by the coding sequence ATGTCCCAACATGCAAATCTCAATGGCCAAACATGGCTAGCCCCGGCATTAAAAGTTTCCCTTTTAGGCTCGATATTAATGTTATCTGGTTGTGCGGGGTTCAAAGCTTTTTCGCCATCAACATGGTTTAGTAGCCCATTAATGGTGTCCAGCTCTGGTCTTGGCCAAGTGACTAATTTTACCCCCATGCAGGCGGATACTGTTAAAGAACAACTGAATAACCGTTATGCCATCCGTAATGGGATGCAAATGGAAAATGGCGAGGTCGTCACGATTTTCCAAGGTATGGATGACGATAAAGTTAAAGTTGAAATTATTGGCCCTGAGCATGGTTATGTCTCACGAATTGTAGTGAGTGACCCGAATGTTGTGACGGAGTGGGGGCCAAAAATCGGTACGCCATTTAGCGATATTTATGAAAAAGCCTTTGGAGTGTGTGGATTAGGTGAGCGCGTCGATAATACCCCTACAGTGGAATGTAATTCACCACAATCTAGCCAAGTGGTGTATCGCTTTACAGGTAAGTGGCAAGGCCCTGAAGATTTAATGCCGTCAGATAACGACCTAAAAGAGTGGGAAATCTCTCAAATTCTTTGGCATAAATAA
- a CDS encoding Dyp-type peroxidase: MSHSQSGILKEHSRFGIFIEALVQEGSLDEVKAGCKNFVDALTKLQAQYPDDRLGAVIAFGSDTWKQMGRADSAPELKPFRALGKGLAPATQRDMFIHIQSLRHDINFSLAQAALKAFGKSINVVEEIHGFRWVEDRDLSGFIDGTENPQGEEIAEVTLIEEGNDKGGSYVLVQRYEHDLRKWDRFSEHEQEKMIGRTKKDSVELDEDARNATSHVSRVVIEEDGEELAVMRHSLPYGTASGKHGLFFIAYCARLHNIEQQLLSMFGEKDGKHDDLLRMTKAVSGSYYYAPSIETLLAL; encoded by the coding sequence ATGTCTCATTCTCAAAGTGGTATTTTGAAAGAACACAGTCGTTTCGGTATTTTTATTGAAGCATTGGTGCAAGAAGGTTCGCTGGATGAAGTGAAAGCAGGTTGCAAAAACTTTGTCGATGCTTTAACAAAATTACAGGCACAATACCCTGATGATCGTCTCGGTGCAGTAATTGCGTTTGGTTCTGATACATGGAAGCAAATGGGGCGTGCAGACAGTGCACCTGAATTAAAGCCGTTTCGAGCACTAGGTAAAGGGTTAGCACCTGCAACTCAGCGCGATATGTTCATTCATATTCAGTCCTTACGCCATGATATTAACTTTTCATTAGCGCAAGCGGCACTAAAAGCATTCGGTAAGTCCATCAATGTCGTTGAAGAAATTCATGGTTTCCGCTGGGTTGAAGACCGCGATTTAAGTGGCTTTATCGATGGTACTGAAAACCCGCAAGGGGAAGAGATTGCCGAAGTTACCTTGATTGAAGAAGGGAACGATAAAGGCGGAAGCTACGTTTTAGTACAACGTTATGAGCATGATTTAAGAAAGTGGGATCGTTTTTCTGAACATGAACAAGAAAAAATGATTGGCCGCACGAAGAAAGACAGTGTCGAACTGGATGAAGATGCGCGAAACGCGACTTCCCACGTTTCACGGGTAGTAATTGAAGAAGACGGTGAAGAGCTTGCTGTGATGCGCCACAGCTTGCCATATGGCACAGCAAGCGGTAAACACGGGTTATTTTTCATCGCCTATTGTGCAAGATTACACAATATTGAACAGCAACTGTTAAGCATGTTCGGTGAAAAAGACGGTAAACATGATGACCTGCTACGCATGACTAAAGCGGTTTCTGGTAGCTATTACTACGCGCCTTCTATTGAAACTTTGCTTGCGCTATAG
- a CDS encoding sulfate ABC transporter substrate-binding protein has protein sequence MKTTFFKKTALASLATVSLLGSPHLFAAELLNSSYDIARELFVALNPTFEKQWNEAHPDDKLTIKQSHAGSSKQALAILQGLRADVVTYNQVTDVQILHDKGNLIPADWQARLPNNSSPYYSTMAFLVRKDNPKGIKTWDDLVRSDVKLIFPNPKTSGNGRYTYLAAWGAFNQENKGDTAKTREQMKQFLKNVEVFDTGGRGATTSFIERGLGDVLISFESEVNNIRSQYGESDYEVIVPPVDILAEFPVAWVDKNVQKNGTEDVAKAYLNYLYSPQAQEIITNFNYRVNDKAVMEANKSKFPETKLFTVESQFESWPKVMDVHFSTGGEFDELMAQGRR, from the coding sequence ATGAAAACAACTTTTTTTAAGAAAACGGCTTTAGCCAGCTTAGCGACTGTGTCTTTATTAGGTAGCCCGCATTTATTCGCTGCTGAACTGCTTAACAGTTCATATGATATTGCTCGTGAATTATTTGTGGCGCTGAATCCAACGTTTGAAAAACAGTGGAATGAGGCACATCCCGATGACAAATTAACCATCAAGCAATCTCATGCAGGGTCATCAAAGCAAGCCTTGGCGATTTTGCAGGGGTTAAGAGCAGATGTGGTGACCTATAACCAAGTGACTGATGTGCAAATTTTGCATGATAAAGGTAATTTGATCCCCGCAGATTGGCAGGCACGCTTACCGAATAATAGTTCACCTTATTATTCCACGATGGCTTTTTTAGTGCGAAAAGATAACCCGAAAGGGATCAAAACGTGGGATGACCTTGTTCGTAGCGATGTGAAATTGATTTTTCCAAATCCAAAGACATCTGGTAATGGCCGTTATACCTATCTTGCCGCTTGGGGTGCATTTAACCAAGAAAACAAAGGCGATACCGCGAAAACACGCGAGCAAATGAAGCAGTTTCTTAAAAATGTGGAAGTGTTTGATACAGGCGGTCGTGGTGCGACAACCTCATTTATCGAGCGCGGCCTTGGGGATGTACTGATAAGTTTTGAGTCAGAAGTGAACAATATTCGTTCACAATACGGTGAATCCGATTACGAAGTCATTGTCCCGCCAGTGGATATTTTGGCCGAGTTCCCTGTGGCTTGGGTGGACAAGAATGTACAGAAAAATGGTACTGAAGACGTTGCGAAAGCTTATTTAAATTATTTATATAGCCCGCAAGCACAGGAAATTATTACTAACTTTAATTACCGTGTGAATGACAAAGCGGTGATGGAAGCGAACAAAAGTAAATTCCCAGAAACGAAATTATTTACTGTTGAATCCCAATTTGAGAGCTGGCCAAAAGTGATGGATGTGCATTTCTCAACGGGAGGGGAGTTTGATGAACTAATGGCACAAGGGCGCCGTTAA
- the cysT gene encoding sulfate/thiosulfate ABC transporter permease CysT, which yields MNRSGKRFLPGFGLTLGSSLFYTCLILLLPMSALVIQLSEMTWQQYWAVISYPQVVAAYKVTLLSALVASLFNAVFGMLLAWILTRYRFPGRTLLDGLVDLPFALPTAVAGLTLATLFATSGWYGQYLHQFDIKVVNTWLGIAVAMAFTSIPFVVRTVQPVLEELGPEYEEAAQTLGASRWQTFRRVIMPELSPALLAGTVLSFTRSLGEFGAIIFIAGNIAWQTEVVSLMIFSQLQQFDYPAASAVASVILAVSLLLLFSVNLVQSRFGKRLGGK from the coding sequence ATGAATCGGTCTGGAAAGCGTTTTTTGCCGGGCTTTGGCCTGACGCTAGGTAGCAGCTTGTTTTATACCTGTTTGATTTTGTTGCTACCTATGAGTGCGTTAGTGATCCAATTGTCGGAAATGACATGGCAACAATATTGGGCAGTGATTAGCTACCCGCAAGTGGTTGCGGCTTATAAAGTGACATTGTTGTCTGCTTTAGTGGCAAGCTTATTTAATGCGGTATTTGGTATGTTATTGGCATGGATCTTAACGCGCTATCGCTTTCCAGGCAGAACATTACTAGACGGTTTAGTGGATTTGCCCTTTGCATTGCCAACGGCAGTTGCTGGGTTAACACTGGCGACCTTATTTGCGACATCAGGTTGGTATGGTCAATACCTTCATCAGTTTGATATCAAAGTGGTGAATACTTGGCTAGGCATTGCCGTTGCAATGGCATTTACCAGTATCCCTTTTGTGGTACGCACTGTTCAGCCTGTCTTGGAAGAACTGGGGCCAGAATACGAAGAAGCAGCACAAACGTTGGGCGCAAGTCGCTGGCAAACTTTTCGCCGTGTGATCATGCCTGAGCTTTCCCCTGCATTGCTAGCGGGAACTGTTTTGTCATTCACACGCAGTCTCGGTGAGTTTGGTGCAATAATCTTTATCGCAGGAAATATTGCTTGGCAAACTGAAGTGGTTTCTTTAATGATTTTCAGTCAGTTACAGCAATTTGATTACCCTGCGGCAAGTGCGGTTGCATCGGTTATTTTAGCTGTCTCGCTACTGTTGTTATTCAGTGTCAATTTAGTACAAAGCCGCTTTGGTAAGCGATTGGGGGGCAAATAA
- the cysW gene encoding sulfate/thiosulfate ABC transporter permease CysW, with protein MAQITPLQTAQRSPINWGKWLLIAAGIFFAILLLVIPIIWIFITAFQKGLGEVLLNLSNPDMLHAIGLTVLIALITVPVNLIFGTMMAWLVTRFQFPGRQLLLTLVDIPFAVSPVVAGLLYLLFYGSNSWLGGWLEGFDIQLMFSWPGMALVTIFVTCPFVVRELVPLMLSQGSQEDEAAVLLGASGWKMFWRVTLPNIRWALLYGVVLTNARAIGEFGAVSVVSGAIRGETYTLPLQVELLHQDYNTVGAFTAAAILALMAIITLILKSALQWHLSRQQSESGVH; from the coding sequence ATGGCTCAAATCACTCCGTTACAAACTGCCCAGCGGTCACCGATTAATTGGGGGAAATGGCTTCTCATTGCGGCAGGTATTTTCTTTGCCATCTTGTTGTTAGTGATCCCAATTATTTGGATTTTTATTACGGCTTTTCAAAAAGGGTTAGGGGAAGTTCTGCTTAATTTATCTAACCCAGATATGCTGCATGCGATTGGATTAACAGTATTAATTGCGTTGATTACGGTTCCTGTTAATTTGATATTTGGCACGATGATGGCGTGGTTAGTGACGCGCTTCCAGTTCCCAGGGCGGCAGTTATTACTCACATTAGTTGACATTCCTTTTGCAGTTTCACCGGTGGTGGCAGGGTTGTTATACCTGCTGTTTTATGGCTCAAACAGTTGGCTTGGTGGGTGGCTTGAAGGTTTTGATATCCAATTAATGTTTTCATGGCCAGGAATGGCATTAGTCACCATATTTGTGACTTGCCCATTTGTGGTGCGTGAGTTGGTACCATTGATGTTAAGCCAAGGTAGCCAAGAAGATGAAGCCGCAGTATTACTTGGCGCATCAGGTTGGAAAATGTTTTGGCGCGTTACATTACCGAATATTCGCTGGGCGCTGTTATACGGCGTTGTATTGACCAATGCGCGGGCAATTGGCGAGTTTGGTGCGGTATCGGTCGTTTCAGGCGCTATCCGTGGTGAAACCTACACATTGCCGTTACAAGTTGAATTATTGCATCAAGATTACAACACGGTCGGTGCATTTACCGCTGCGGCTATTCTTGCGTTAATGGCCATTATTACGTTAATTCTTAAAAGCGCATTACAGTGGCATTTAAGTCGTCAGCAGTCTGAATCAGGAGTCCATTAA
- the cysA gene encoding sulfate/thiosulfate ABC transporter ATP-binding protein CysA, whose translation MSIEIEKIGKFFGKTQVLNDISLDIASGEMVALLGPSGSGKTTLLRIIAGLEQQSGGILRFHGQDVSQVHAKDRHVGFVFQHYALFRHMTVFDNVAFGLTVLPRKQRPSSQAIKQKVMQLLEMVQLAHLASRFPAQLSGGQKQRVALARALAVDPQILLLDEPFGALDAQVRIELRRWLRQLHDELKFTSVFVTHDQEEAMEVADRIVVMSQGRIEQVGTPNDIWQRPETRFVLEFMGEVNQISAQIKGSVLAIDGYEFSLNHTSAHQGEVDVFLRPWDISLKPEVDARHRLPVRVTESGPRGHFWQLTVQPIGWGNGPLSVIWQSNTAIPNRGEHYFLGSQEVKIYQGDTELVFPQLAQSA comes from the coding sequence ATGAGTATTGAAATTGAAAAAATCGGTAAGTTCTTTGGGAAAACCCAAGTACTCAACGATATTTCACTGGATATTGCATCGGGTGAAATGGTGGCCTTATTAGGCCCTTCAGGTTCAGGAAAAACCACCTTATTACGAATTATTGCAGGGCTTGAGCAGCAAAGTGGAGGCATATTGCGTTTTCACGGGCAAGATGTGAGCCAAGTTCACGCGAAAGACAGGCATGTTGGTTTTGTTTTCCAGCACTACGCATTATTTCGCCATATGACGGTATTCGATAATGTGGCGTTCGGCTTAACGGTGTTACCACGTAAGCAGAGGCCATCATCCCAAGCGATTAAGCAAAAGGTGATGCAGTTGCTGGAGATGGTGCAATTAGCCCACTTAGCTTCGCGTTTTCCTGCGCAACTTTCAGGGGGACAAAAACAGCGTGTTGCGTTAGCGCGAGCACTTGCCGTTGACCCGCAAATTTTACTGTTAGATGAGCCCTTTGGTGCGTTAGATGCACAGGTGCGTATCGAACTACGTCGTTGGTTACGCCAATTGCATGATGAGCTTAAATTTACTAGCGTGTTTGTGACACACGACCAAGAAGAAGCGATGGAAGTTGCGGATAGAATTGTGGTCATGAGTCAAGGGCGTATTGAGCAGGTCGGTACACCAAATGATATTTGGCAGCGACCAGAAACCCGCTTTGTATTGGAGTTTATGGGTGAAGTTAACCAAATTTCCGCACAGATCAAAGGTTCGGTTTTAGCGATTGATGGCTATGAATTTTCGTTGAACCATACCAGTGCTCATCAAGGTGAGGTAGATGTTTTCTTACGCCCATGGGACATTTCATTGAAGCCTGAAGTGGATGCACGACACCGCTTACCTGTTAGAGTGACAGAATCAGGCCCAAGAGGGCATTTTTGGCAACTGACAGTGCAACCGATAGGGTGGGGGAATGGCCCATTGTCTGTGATTTGGCAATCAAATACAGCAATCCCTAATCGTGGTGAACATTATTTTCTTGGCAGCCAAGAAGTAAAAATATATCAAGGTGATACTGAATTAGTTTTTCCCCAATTAGCGCAAAGTGCGTGA
- the cysM gene encoding cysteine synthase CysM has translation MSTLEQFIGHTPLVKLQRLTQGIDAEIWVKLEGNNPAGSVKDRAAFSMISEAEKRGEIKPGDTLIEATSGNTGIALAMIAAVKGYKLKLLMPENMSKERQASMQAYGAELILVSTTVGMEGARDLAKEMEKNGEGKVLDQFNNPDNPLAHFKTTGPEIWQQTNGKVTHFVSSMGTTGTITGVSRYLKSQSKDVHIVGLQPAEKSQIPGIRRWSPGYLPGIFDGELVDSVLDVNQQDAEETMKALARLEGIFCGVSSGGAVSGALRVAKENPGAVIVAIICDRGDRYLSTGVFDS, from the coding sequence GTGTCAACTCTGGAACAATTTATTGGTCACACCCCATTAGTAAAACTTCAGCGTTTGACGCAAGGGATTGATGCTGAAATTTGGGTAAAGCTTGAAGGTAACAATCCTGCTGGCTCTGTAAAAGACAGAGCAGCCTTTTCCATGATCAGTGAAGCTGAAAAGCGTGGTGAAATTAAGCCGGGTGATACATTAATTGAAGCAACGAGTGGCAATACTGGCATTGCACTGGCAATGATTGCCGCGGTAAAAGGGTATAAATTAAAGCTTTTAATGCCTGAAAACATGAGCAAAGAGCGTCAAGCATCAATGCAAGCTTATGGCGCAGAGCTAATTTTGGTCAGTACCACCGTCGGTATGGAAGGGGCGCGAGATCTCGCGAAAGAGATGGAAAAGAATGGGGAAGGGAAGGTCTTAGATCAATTTAATAACCCAGATAACCCACTTGCTCATTTTAAAACGACAGGCCCTGAAATTTGGCAGCAAACGAACGGTAAGGTCACCCATTTTGTCTCAAGTATGGGAACAACCGGCACTATCACTGGGGTTAGTCGTTATTTGAAATCGCAATCAAAAGACGTACATATTGTCGGTTTGCAGCCTGCTGAAAAAAGCCAAATACCGGGTATTCGTCGCTGGTCACCAGGTTATCTTCCCGGGATTTTTGATGGCGAGCTTGTGGATAGCGTACTGGATGTTAACCAGCAAGACGCTGAAGAGACCATGAAAGCCCTCGCGAGGCTTGAAGGTATTTTCTGTGGTGTAAGCTCAGGCGGTGCGGTGTCAGGGGCTTTACGCGTGGCGAAAGAAAATCCGGGTGCGGTGATCGTCGCAATTATTTGTGATAGGGGTGACCGCTACTTATCGACAGGTGTTTTTGATTCTTAA
- the crr gene encoding PTS glucose transporter subunit IIA, which yields MGLFDKLKSLVSEDKSSSGSIEIIAPLSGEIVNIEDVPDVVFAEKIVGDGIAIKPAGNKIVAPVDGTIGKIFETNHAFSIESDDGIELFVHFGIDTVELKGEGFKRIAEEGQAVKKGDLVIEFDLALLEEKAKSVLTPVVISNMDEIKELNKLTGSVTVGETVIMRIKK from the coding sequence ATGGGTCTGTTTGACAAACTGAAATCACTAGTTTCGGAAGACAAAAGTAGCAGTGGTAGTATTGAAATTATCGCCCCACTATCAGGCGAAATCGTCAATATTGAAGATGTTCCAGACGTTGTGTTCGCAGAGAAAATTGTCGGTGATGGTATCGCCATCAAACCTGCTGGCAATAAAATTGTTGCTCCAGTAGACGGTACAATCGGTAAAATCTTTGAAACCAATCATGCGTTTTCTATTGAGTCAGACGATGGTATTGAACTGTTTGTTCACTTCGGTATTGATACCGTTGAGCTCAAAGGTGAAGGCTTCAAACGTATCGCTGAAGAAGGCCAAGCGGTCAAGAAAGGCGATTTAGTCATTGAATTTGATTTAGCTCTGTTAGAAGAAAAAGCGAAATCCGTTCTGACGCCAGTTGTGATTTCGAACATGGACGAAATCAAAGAATTGAATAAACTGACGGGTTCAGTGACAGTAGGTGAAACTGTCATTATGCGTATCAAGAAATAA
- the ptsI gene encoding phosphoenolpyruvate-protein phosphotransferase PtsI — translation MISGILVSPGFAFGQALILKEDPIVVSTKKISDDQVEKEIQRFIEGRNKSAEQLSLIKEKAEKNLGAEKAEIFEGHIMLLEDEELEQEIVSLIKGDKKTADAAAYSVIEDQAQALEALDDEYLKERAADVRDIGKRLLKNILNIPIVDLSAINQEVILVAADLTPSETAQLNLDKVLGFITDLGGRTSHTSIMARSLELPAIVGTSDATSKIKNGDFIVLDGVNNTIHLNPSDAEIDKLKAFRDDYLQEKEELAKLKDLPAITLDGHQVEVCANIGTVRDVAGAERNGAEGVGLYRTEFLFMDRDAFPTEEEQFQAYKAVAEAMGSQAVIVRTMDIGGDKDLPYMNLPKEENPFLGWRAIRICLDRKEILHSQLRAILRASNFGKLRIMFPMVISVEEVRELKAELEMLKAQLREEGKAFDETIEVGVMVETPAAAVIARHLAKEVDFFSIGTNDLTQYTLAVDRGNELISHLYNPMSPAVLNLIKQVIDASHAEGKWTGMCGELAGDERATLLLLGMGLDEFSMSAISIPRIKKLIRNANFADTQALAEQALAQPTADELMKLVDTFIQEKTLC, via the coding sequence ATGATTTCAGGAATTTTAGTATCCCCAGGTTTTGCTTTTGGTCAGGCTTTGATCCTCAAAGAAGATCCTATCGTTGTTAGCACAAAAAAAATCTCAGACGATCAGGTCGAAAAAGAAATTCAACGCTTCATTGAGGGGCGAAATAAATCTGCCGAACAACTCAGCCTAATTAAAGAAAAAGCTGAAAAAAATCTTGGTGCCGAAAAAGCTGAGATTTTTGAAGGTCATATCATGCTGCTGGAAGACGAAGAACTTGAGCAAGAAATTGTCTCTTTAATCAAAGGCGATAAAAAAACAGCTGATGCTGCGGCCTATTCTGTGATTGAAGACCAAGCCCAAGCACTTGAAGCGCTTGATGATGAGTACCTCAAAGAACGTGCTGCTGACGTACGTGACATCGGTAAACGCTTATTAAAGAATATCTTAAATATTCCTATTGTAGATTTAAGCGCTATCAACCAAGAAGTTATTTTAGTTGCCGCTGACTTAACCCCATCAGAAACCGCGCAATTAAACTTAGATAAAGTCTTAGGTTTTATCACTGATTTAGGTGGCCGTACCTCCCATACGTCCATCATGGCTCGCTCATTAGAATTACCAGCAATTGTTGGGACTAGCGATGCCACCAGCAAAATTAAAAATGGCGATTTCATTGTCCTAGATGGTGTAAATAACACCATTCACTTGAACCCATCAGATGCGGAAATTGATAAACTCAAAGCATTCCGCGATGACTATCTGCAAGAAAAAGAAGAACTGGCTAAATTAAAAGATTTACCCGCCATTACTTTAGATGGTCATCAGGTTGAAGTTTGTGCCAATATTGGGACTGTGCGCGATGTCGCAGGTGCCGAACGTAATGGCGCTGAAGGCGTGGGCCTCTATCGCACCGAGTTCTTATTTATGGATAGAGACGCCTTCCCTACCGAAGAAGAACAATTCCAAGCATACAAAGCGGTTGCCGAAGCAATGGGTAGCCAAGCCGTTATCGTCCGTACCATGGACATTGGTGGCGATAAAGACCTGCCTTATATGAATTTACCGAAAGAAGAGAACCCATTCCTCGGCTGGCGTGCAATTCGTATTTGTCTTGATCGCAAAGAAATCTTACACTCACAATTAAGAGCTATTTTACGGGCGTCAAATTTTGGTAAACTGCGTATTATGTTCCCAATGGTTATTTCCGTTGAAGAAGTTCGTGAACTAAAAGCAGAGCTAGAAATGCTAAAAGCTCAGTTACGTGAAGAAGGTAAAGCCTTTGACGAAACAATTGAAGTCGGTGTGATGGTAGAAACCCCAGCCGCCGCTGTAATTGCTCGCCATTTGGCTAAAGAAGTTGATTTCTTTAGTATTGGGACGAACGATCTCACTCAATACACTTTAGCGGTTGACCGTGGTAATGAACTGATTTCTCACCTTTATAACCCGATGTCACCAGCTGTTCTCAACCTAATTAAACAAGTGATCGATGCATCACATGCGGAAGGTAAATGGACAGGTATGTGTGGCGAGTTAGCAGGTGATGAACGTGCAACCTTATTGCTACTTGGCATGGGGCTGGATGAATTTAGTATGAGCGCAATTTCAATTCCGCGTATCAAAAAATTAATTCGCAATGCGAACTTTGCTGATACCCAAGCTTTGGCTGAACAAGCACTTGCTCAACCAACAGCGGATGAATTGATGAAACTTGTAGATACCTTTATCCAAGAAAAAACGTTATGCTAA
- the ptsH gene encoding phosphocarrier protein Hpr has protein sequence MFQQEVTITAPNGLHTRPAAQFVKEAKAFTSDISLISGGKSASAKSLFKLQTLGLTQGTVVTISAEGEDEKEAVEYLVKLMGELE, from the coding sequence ATGTTCCAGCAAGAAGTCACTATTACAGCACCAAACGGTTTACATACTCGTCCTGCAGCGCAATTTGTGAAAGAAGCAAAAGCATTCACTTCTGATATTTCTTTGATTTCTGGCGGCAAATCCGCTAGCGCGAAAAGCCTGTTCAAGTTACAAACTTTAGGTTTAACGCAAGGTACTGTTGTGACCATCTCCGCAGAAGGCGAAGATGAAAAAGAAGCCGTTGAATATTTAGTTAAACTGATGGGCGAATTGGAATAA
- the cysK gene encoding cysteine synthase A, with protein MSKIYEDNSLTIGHTPLVRLKHFGNGNILAKVESRNPSFSVKCRIGANMIWDAEKKGILNKDKELVEPTSGNTGIALAYVAAARGYKLTLTMPETMSIERRKLLKALGANLVLTEGAKGMKGAIAKAEEIVNSNPKKYLLLQQFNNPANPEIHEKTTGPEIWEDTDGNVDVIVAGVGTGGTITGIARYLKKTKGKDVAIIAVEPETSPVITQALAGEEIKPGPHKIQGIGAGFIPGNLDLALLDKVIQISDDEAIKTARELMEKEGILAGISSGAAIAAATKIAADPAYKGKNIVVILPSSGERYLSTALFADISAE; from the coding sequence ATGAGCAAAATTTATGAAGATAATTCGTTGACTATTGGCCACACCCCACTTGTTCGTTTAAAGCATTTTGGTAATGGCAATATTTTGGCAAAAGTGGAGTCTCGTAACCCAAGTTTCAGTGTTAAGTGCCGTATTGGTGCAAACATGATTTGGGATGCTGAGAAAAAAGGTATCCTGAATAAAGACAAAGAATTAGTCGAGCCAACTAGTGGTAACACAGGGATTGCGCTTGCTTATGTGGCAGCGGCAAGAGGTTATAAACTCACACTCACCATGCCTGAAACGATGAGTATCGAGCGCCGTAAGCTATTAAAAGCATTAGGAGCTAACCTCGTGCTGACCGAAGGCGCTAAAGGGATGAAAGGCGCGATTGCGAAAGCAGAAGAAATCGTTAATAGCAACCCGAAAAAATACCTCCTGCTGCAACAGTTTAATAACCCAGCTAACCCTGAGATCCATGAAAAAACCACAGGCCCAGAAATCTGGGAAGATACTGACGGTAATGTCGATGTCATCGTTGCAGGTGTCGGCACAGGCGGTACGATTACAGGGATTGCACGTTACCTGAAAAAGACCAAAGGTAAAGATGTGGCCATCATTGCCGTTGAACCTGAAACCTCCCCTGTGATTACTCAAGCATTAGCAGGTGAAGAAATCAAACCAGGCCCACACAAGATTCAAGGTATTGGAGCAGGTTTTATCCCAGGTAACTTAGACCTCGCCCTGCTAGATAAAGTCATTCAAATCAGTGATGACGAAGCGATTAAAACAGCACGTGAGTTAATGGAAAAAGAAGGTATTTTAGCCGGGATTTCTTCGGGAGCAGCGATTGCTGCGGCCACAAAAATTGCCGCTGACCCTGCTTACAAAGGCAAAAATATTGTGGTGATTTTACCGTCTTCTGGTGAGCGTTATCTCTCTACCGCGTTGTTCGCGGATATTTCCGCTGAGTAG
- the cysZ gene encoding sulfate transporter CysZ: MTQSTFSPQKDHSGFYYFTQGWRLVTRPGIKRFVILPLLANILFLGGAFWWLYTKLGGWIDQVMSYVPDWLQWLNYLIWPVALISILLVFTYFFSTIANIIAAPFNGWLSEKLEAELTGKPAPDGGIADLLKDVPRMIKREFVRIGYYLPRAIGLLILFLIPGIGQTVAPILWFLFGAWMMSIQYCDYPFDNHRVGFSEMKQALAKDRTKNIQFGGVVSLLMMVPFINLVIMPVAVCGATLMWVDRYRSRYARY; this comes from the coding sequence ATGACCCAATCGACATTTTCGCCACAAAAAGACCACTCCGGATTTTATTATTTTACACAAGGATGGCGACTAGTTACACGTCCTGGTATTAAACGTTTTGTGATTTTGCCCCTATTAGCAAACATTCTTTTCTTAGGAGGCGCATTTTGGTGGTTATACACTAAGCTTGGTGGCTGGATTGACCAAGTGATGAGCTATGTTCCTGATTGGTTACAATGGCTTAATTATCTTATTTGGCCTGTTGCTTTGATTTCTATTTTATTGGTGTTCACGTATTTTTTTAGCACCATTGCCAATATTATCGCTGCGCCATTTAATGGTTGGTTATCTGAAAAGCTCGAAGCAGAACTCACGGGTAAACCAGCTCCAGACGGTGGCATAGCTGATTTATTAAAAGATGTTCCGCGGATGATCAAGCGTGAATTTGTCCGTATAGGTTACTATTTACCGAGGGCTATTGGCTTATTAATCTTATTTTTGATACCCGGTATTGGCCAAACCGTTGCACCCATCTTATGGTTCCTATTTGGTGCATGGATGATGTCAATCCAGTATTGCGATTACCCTTTTGATAACCACCGTGTCGGTTTTAGTGAAATGAAACAAGCCCTTGCTAAAGATCGCACGAAAAATATTCAATTTGGTGGTGTGGTCAGCTTGCTGATGATGGTGCCGTTTATCAACTTAGTTATCATGCCTGTTGCAGTGTGTGGCGCAACATTAATGTGGGTTGACCGCTACCGTAGCCGTTACGCACGTTATTAA